DNA sequence from the Tachysurus fulvidraco isolate hzauxx_2018 chromosome 1, HZAU_PFXX_2.0, whole genome shotgun sequence genome:
gtgtgtgtgtgtgtgtgtgtgtgtgtgtgtgtgtgtgtgtgtgtttgtacacaaatacacagcttGTCTTCCGTGTATGTATTTTTGTTCACAAGGgctgtacaaaaataaaagctataaatattaaaatgagcGATAAAAGCTTTTCATGTGGAATTGCGCAATCAATCCACAATTCTGAGGACATTTTTCGTTTTTAAAATACCACGGTAATGCTATCTGTTCTTCTTCACGAAATCTGTGACCCATCGTATGTTGTGACCATAGAGGGCGCTGTTGCTAAAATGCAGCTCAAAATAGGTCCTAGAGAAGTTCGCTACGCAAATGCAAATCTTGCGTAAATCTTTGTTGCGAGAACGCGCCAAGCGCCGTGCACGTTACCTTGAACTGCAAAGAAAGAGTTGCATGCGCCACGAACTAAAGactcatttacagtacttaaaaaaacaaagctattcAAATGCTTTTGCATTCTCTATTTTCATGACTGCTTTTTTTAACTACCCtgaaagtcatttattaattaaggctaaaaaaaatgtagtcagATGCGGATGCTTTAGACTGTTCATTATATATTAGTTACAATTAATTAACTatataaattgaataaataacaacaaaattattattattattattattattaatattattattattattattattattattattattattattattattaatattattattccagatttgaattaaacaaatttgaaaacatttgaaTTATTGTTATTCGGTAATAAAGTGctgaataaaatactgaaattcGTTATTGTTCTCCATATTCACTCTGTTGATGCCTAACACCCTCTATATTATATCCTGAAAAAGATTTGGGTCTCATatcaacagaaacaaacttatAACAGGGTCACCAAATATGATAAGGCCCTATTACAGGTTATCAGAATCCGTTACCTCCCTCTGTTACACAccaaattgaattaaaattgaATGTTCTCAGGGCTAtcaagtgtcatgcattgaTCGTGGcagtcactcatttcggtcttttgtcacgctctcccgccaaacattgtcacgctctcccaccaaacaaaactttttgactatttatcacatatttaatatgccgcagcgcccaatatgtatctgtccacaccactgtctctatgaaaccgggcaggaattcAATCGCGTCTCACCTGGAGTTCTTAGACGAGCCTGatacttatcagccaatcaaggCTACACAATAActaatcagaaaatagcactgttGTATATGGGtgagatttaatgcaacaactatggaataaaaacactgtcaataataatcgtacgtaattcaaagcatttgtgtgtaaattttaattttgcggagttggatcccaaaatctgctgccacgacagtttacagatacgagattttgtgtgtttgttcaaatacaacgccgaaatggcggatcagcagccaagcgctcactcatcgtctcgggtaagttggtttttccttccaaattcggacatgtttaagggttagttatcactattaacagagaggagtaatattacagataggctataggttaactatagtaagtaagattagctctcagagtaaggttacattaggtgcttaggAGGcacatcactgcagtctgtagggtgatgagataggcctacataaaagacacacacacacacacctcacacctagccatttcctgctgcactgactgctCATTTGACTTGGACATTCTTTgttgtgctgactgtccactgatattggactggttccccattttctgttgtccaacacttaaggtgttggtcagcatcgacaccagattctgggctgagtgcaagatgtcacctaatggaacctgataaacaataaaatatgactttaacatttaagcagtgaacacttatattgcatgacctgtgtattccagtgcatgtacacagctgttagtaagttaacacttaaaattgctaatttttttatgtaggcctatctcatcacgctacagactgcagtgatgacctcctaaacagctgtattctttaagcacctaatgtaaccttactctgagagctaatcttacttactatagttaacctatctctgtaatattactcctctctgttattagtgataactaacccttaaacatgtccgaatttggaaggaaaaaccaacttacctgagatgatgagcagtgttgtaatgtaacggaggaaaaatactttgttactgtacttaagtagaaatgtcacgtatctgtacttcgctatttaaatttatatgaGCAaagtcaactttcacttttactccactacatttcctagataaaatgtatacttttactccattatatttccactaagcatcttcattactacaaaataaaatcagaagaaatgtgtgtgactgcaataagggaggtttggtgaatcactgctcctagattgcattacgcagctccgcaagCTGTACGGgtacaggtacgcgcagcgtgcacgcgcagtcagagctggaggcgttaatgtataacgttatgcgaaaagctgcaaatacagcaaccaaaagcagtgaaatgtcactattcttattaccagagttgtagcacaaacaaaatattaatgcaaacaatccatacaatactaaataaaaataacatttatggatttggtctttgtgaatattagtttactaatgactgcattcattggacacactgtttgtagagaatacacacatacatgaactgtcaagactggcatcattacatcatgcataaaattttggtgtccacttttgccatttaataataccgtaacttttggcttactatgtagtcataaaatatataatataaaactcttcttgttttatattctcactgagggctaaaaccccctaaagatgaaaccctagaaccgcccctgatcttatgccttccgaaaatcactgaaattttactttttatttttacttcaaacacttaagtacattaaatatcagaaaatgacttttgatacttaagtacagtaaatatcagatactttaagacttttacttgagtagtattctaaaaggtgactttcacttctaccaaagtctttttctagtatcaTACTTGTAcattttactcaagtattgctttctagtactttatacaacactgacgatgcgtgagcgcttggctgctgatccgccattttggcggcagtggtttaaaagagggcggggcgcatgcgcacttcgtggaatcgattcatcttccctcggatagtaatgcctgtgaacgtgatgacgtatttttgacagttgtttcgcagactgttttcatgtgtgaaaaagaggtgttgtgaaatcaagcgttgtgtgtgtaaactgtcatagtcgtacattttggtgTTGTAtttgaataaacacacaaaatctcgtatctgtaaactgttgtggccgtagattttgggatccaactccgcaaaattaaaatttacacacaaatgctttgaattacgtacgattattattgacagtgtttttatcccataaacaaccaatgaaaaaaaaaacacatattcattagagagggtattttcgatggtcggtttgtaCAAAACCTCACcatgaaacagcttgtctctggacgggacattgtcctcaatcatgaccctaaaaatgtctgggcttgtgctgaactgttttatatgggagccacattacaaatgataaaggggtccaaaaaggcaacaaacacttacgtacacacccacacacacacacacacacacacacacacacacacacacacacacacacacacacacacacacaaattaataaatggatattgaacaaataatttttttatgattatcatttttaacacaaattagaaatataaaaaatcttTCTTTGATAGATTACATGTATTTTACACTTAACAACAGTATTAAATGGGATATATGTTTTACATTTGTGGTTAAAATTAGTGGTTACATTCATGAGACACTTGAGGACACttaatcaaatttaaataatctGGTGTGTTAGACATTATCAACCACATAACAGTATGGTCATTATTTTAATGGCTTTGTGgagaacattcaattcaatttggtgTGTAGACGACCTATTTtctcatctcattttctactgctttatccgaactacctcaggtcacggggagcctgtgcctatctcaggcatcgtcgggcatcaaggcagaatacaccctggaccctaacccatcgcagggcacatacacactctcattcactcacacactatggacaattttccagagatgccaatcaacctacttgtctttggaccggggaaggaaaccggagtacccggaggaaacccccgaggcacgggagaacatgcaaactccgcacacacaaggcggaggcgggaatcgaaccccgaccctggaggtgtgaggcgaacgtgctacccactaagccaccgtgcccccctacgacctattttaagctgcattttaGCAACAGCGCCTTCTATGGTCACAACATACGATGGGTCACAGATTTCGGTGTAAAACATGTATTACGGTAACAAACAAAGCCCATCACATAAAAGAAATCGGCTCTGAGTGTTGTTATAAAATGatctattttattaataatgttaacatcaacaacaacaacaacaataataataataataataataataataataataataataataataataatgataataataataatcataataataaatcttgCATGCCACATTGAAACCTAATGAAACATGGTAAATTGGGAGAAGGGGTGGAGTAGATTACAAATGTATTGATAGAAAAATCCTATTTTCTAACACGAGTGATACAATCTTGCATATTTGCCACTGGGAAACTCATGAAACTTGGTATGTTGGCAGAACGGGTGGAGAAGATTTTTAGTACAGTACACGATAAATACAATACCTCAAACAATTTATTTCTTCAGTGATGTTGTTTACACCATTTAATGGGCTTTATATCTAATAGAATATTTTTCAGCCACCAGAACAGCGTGTATCCAATAATTGGGTGTTGGAAACTGCTAACATGCATTCAGCTTTAATGTTTGCCATAAATGACCTGCATTCCTAAGGTTTATCTtgttatatatacaaaataaagtgaTGTATCATATTTGtaccatatttatttttcactgtaTAGAGCGTTTACAGGTGGTTGGTACAAAAGCATCTCTTGTGGCTCTAGCTGGTGAGGATCTGATTCTGTCCTGTTTTATCAAACCCAACACTAGCGCTGTGGACATGACAGTGGAGTGGTTCAAACTATATGTAAAGGACTCATTAGTGCATCTCTATAAGGAtcataaagacagaaatgaagatCAGGCTCAGTCCTACAAAGGAAGAACTTCACTGTTTAAAGAGGAGCTACAGAAAGGCAACACTTCACTCAAACTCTCAGCTCTCAGAGTCTCCGATGAAGGAACTTACAAGTGTCTTGTTGAGGACAAATCCTGGTCAGATGACATCACTGTGAATGTCATCGTTGAGGGTAAGAAGGtctatttatgcatttatacaGCAAAGGttatattcagttcaatttaaatttatttgtatagcacttttaacaatggacattgtctcaaagcagctttacagaacataagaaacataatacaacaaaatgtatattatataaagattaataaatacaaaaataaattttagacttatatttatatttgattgTATTTCTCCTCAATGAGCAAACCCGAGGTGACTGAGgcaactgtggtgaggaaaatctcccttagaGGAAGAAAGACTTGAGAGGAAAAGACTTAAAAAACAGAGcccatccttatttgggtgaaaCTGTCTGTGATTGGAGTGTGTGGAACTGGTACACCTTtagagtgtattagtgtagctgctgttcataatattagcaagcacaagatgataatgtgcatttgatcagatgtactagaatatttattgtgtgtgtgtttgctgattAAAGCTCAGGGAAGTCACCCAGTAATTGTGATGGAGAGTTATGATAACTTCAGAGGGATTAATCTAGTGTGTGAGTCCAAAGGCTGGAAACCTGAACCTGAGGTTCTGTGGCTGGACAGAGAAGGAGCCACTCTGCCTGCtgaagatacacagatacacagagacactgagggCTTTGGTGTGAAACGGCGCATCACTGTTTATGATTCTAGTGACTCCAACAGGTTTTACTGCAGACTTCTTCAAAAACATCACATGATGGAGGCAGAGGTTATCATTAATAGTAAGTGTTTGATTCTAAaacttttacactttatttaggTTGTTAAATTCTAACAAAACTATATCATTACACATTACGGCAATTAATAATGACATGATCATTAAGAAaacattcaatttatttattttaataaaaataaaatatgcaaaaataatgCAGGTAATCCTGAAACAGTCTTTTATGTAAGAGGATGATTTGTAACTATAAAGATGTGTTTCTCAAAAATATCTATAATGTGGTTTAATTTTAGGTAAAGTCTTTGATGCTTGGAAGTGGATTGGTGGAATTTTAGGTTCAGCATGCCTTATTGCTGTTGGATTGATAGTTACTGCAGTGGTTTGTCACAAAAAaggtaaacatttaaataacgtTCTCTAATAACAGAAGTTATACTGCAGATTATAAGGAAgtgaataattttataaaataagaatTTGGCATATCTCATCATAATTATAGAAACAGGACGGGATTTTGAATCAACTGATCAAGCATTTTAAAGTTCATTCACATTTAGCTGCATGAGTTGTCTCTATATTTATGTGAGGGTGAAAATGTTCTGATGCTTAATTTTAATTGAGAAGATTTTTTAACAGTATACATACATGTCATAAGACAaatatataacagtatataataatatacaaagcACTACCCTGTTTAAATGGCAGGTtttcttgaagaaaaaaaattaaagcaggGTAAATGATCAGGATGTAATGCTGGTTTAAAAGTATCCAATGAAGAGGCATAAGCATGtgtaagtttatatttattaagagAATTATAAGGGATGGGAGCTGGTGGTGGAGTGGACAGGTGAGTATGAAGCCAGGAAGGCTCTAAGGAGAAAGGGAAGCACAGGTAAATATATGGGAATGGAACCAACAGTTAAGCATGAATTTTTAGATATGTGCACTATTTTAGATATATTGCAGAGTAGCAGATGTGCACTGGGCAGAAGAAAAACACTCCACACATACAGAGAGGAAAGATCAGAAATCAAACTTTTCAAACATTACACTGATGCTGAGAAGTACACTAAGCAGTTCCAAATCCTTTGTGCACAAACAAATCTACTACAATTATCCAGAAATCCAATAACCAATGCTCAGTAGTATTTCAGCGACCACAGTTCAAAATCCAACCCCTCATAGAACCCAGTCCTTGTCAGAACTAAAAAGCTACAAGAGAGAAGgtggtgtatttttattttattttgttatagtTGAGTAGTTTTTGggagttttgtttattattttgaaatggTAAGCTTCAACATTAGTGGTGTTGTTCCCTGttacttattcattcattctctaccgcttatccgaacaacCTTgtgtcacggggagtctgtgcctatctcaggcgtctttgggcatcaaggcaggatacacgcagggcaaacacactccctcattcacTAACGCAATCACACTTtgcagacaattttccagagatgccaatcaacctaccatgcatgtctttggaccgggggaggaaacccctgaggcatgtggagaacatgcaaactccacacacacacacacacacaaggcggaggcgggaatcgaacccccaaccctggaggtgtgaggcgaacatgctaaccactaagccaccgtgcccccctccctGTTAATTATTTCAGCTTAAATTCAAAGAGTCTTGTTTTCCCTGACATTATATGTAAATTGTGTTTATATGGTCGCTCTTCTCTCCATTCTAGGCATGGACATTTTGTCATTCAGAAATAGTATGCATGAGGGCTAGTtctccaccccacacacagagataaggTGTGATTCGATAGGCCCCAACTTGTCCCATCTTTGTCTGACTAGTCCTCTTCTTATTTACTTgttgtttaaatgtcatttgGTAAACCATCTGTAAGGTGCATTTTCTGCCACTTACAAGATTGGAGTATGAAACACATTATGGTTGAAGacattgaaagaaaaaaaaaattctccgtATTGTATTCTCCGACTAGTCCCTACCTTTCCCAGACTAAATTAGTTAGGATTGGCTCTCGTCTCTGGCactaatttttatttgttggcaAATATGTGAATAGATTTTTCCATAGTTTTTGTCCTGGTGTTTTAGTTTTCAGTTGTCATCTTGTTTTTGTCTTAAAATAGGTTGCTGACAAAAACTATGATTAAAAATATTCATCAACAAAattaacactgtaacactcacttcATGTGCATCTGAAATTTCTGTTCATGTGCATCTGAAGTTTCATTACACCATATATGCTTCTCCGGTATACAGTTATGGATTTCAATGTTTCAGGTCCTAGTAATGTGGATAACTGGGAAGTCTACCTTGATGATGTGGTTGTTTTTACAAATGCTCACTTGCAGGCAGCCTTAAATCTTGAAAAAGCTGTTTTTGGTTAGCAAGGAAAGGAGGtgtatttctcttttcttttcttttcttttgtgatAGGTTAGTTGAGTAGCATTGTGTACAGTTAAAGAGAGTATCAGCTCAACTATAGCTGATTAATAACTCTTATGctaacattttaatattgtcTGTTTTATTAGAGATGCAGATACAGCGGCTGGAGGATGGTAATTACACCAGAACTTATTACCTATTTATACAAAGTCTAAAGCTCTGTAAGTATAGTTTCTGTTTGTCAGCACTGTATGTTATACAGCTGTTTTTAATGCTGAGACTTCATCAGGAGTTACTGTAGTTATAAGAAATCTGTTTGTGAGAGAGCTGCACCTTTACAGTACCTCAATCTTATTAGTTGCTATGACTAGTGAGGTAATAGGTGTCAGCTGTAACAGTAGAGTAGTAGCACTGGACATTATAAGGTAAGTGAGCTACAAAACTATGCAGATACTGTATGAACACAGTATCTGCATAGAATAATACAgctttacaataataaatatttcaatattgtGTATAACTATCATTAATGTTAtcattgaattaaattgataaatacaaaaatataatcaGTATTAGATTGGTAAGTCTTAACATGTTCTCTGTCTCCGTGAACTAAAGGTGTGGTTGAAGGTGGAACAAAACTTGTAAATCTGATTTCATGTGCAAATTGACTGTGTGTCAAACTCCAACTTGTTTATCAGCTATTACAAGGCTAACATGGTGGCCTCTGCTTTTGAGCCCCACCTGGAGGGCCATAGCCAGAGATCATCCATTCAGCATCCAATGCAGAGCCTGCTACAGATCCACAGGTATCCTCCAGCATTGGGCTCCCATAATGAGGCCATGATTTGGCCCAATGAGCATTGCTCAACAATGAGTCTGACATTGCAGCCTCCCAAGCCTTGTACTGACCATTTGTGCAAATATCACATTTGTCCAAAATGCACCTCCCCCTTCTCTTGCGTGCTACATTGAACGAGTGAGGTGTTCAATTACATCACAGAAGACTTGGCAGTGACACAGATGTTTGCACTGTATATCACTTATTTGGTGTTTAGCACTTGGCCCAGGAGATCACTGTTTCACTTCTCCCTCATTTTGTGTCAGCAAAGATCTCCGGAACCTTTTTGCAGTAGTTGAAGTGATCAACAGAACTTGAAACAGGTCAAAGAACTACTATTTCACCCAATAGCAACACCTGGGATCTTTGATGAAGACCCAATACCCAGGTTGCAGATTATACAGTCACTGTAGCTGCACATACAGTAGCAGTGTGATTTTCACCTGGGATGTGTGGCTGTAAATTTTTAGACAAATTGGCACAATATCTCAACATACCATCTTCACATGGAGCTATAGAAGGATGAGGGTGTCTAAttgagcctgtgcctgtctgaTGGGGTCTCCCAAATAAGATTTCCTGACTATGTGAGTGATAATAGCACTCACATATACTGACACACAAAACAACCTGACACCCCATTTAAAACCTGGCTTTCAAATCTTGGCCCATTGTCATTGTGGATGATTACTGGAATACCCAACCTAGGAATAAGTTCACTAAACAGTGCTTTTGACACAGCTCTGTCATCCTGCTTAGAGGAAGAAAAAAGCTTCTACCTATTTGTGGAATATGTCAACAATCACAAGTATAATCATCACAAGTATCACAAGTTTATTTCCCTCGTTTGGTGTTAGTACTATAAAATCCATGGAtaaaggtggtggtggtggcctACAGGTGTCATACATTTCTGCAAGTGGCTCCTGACATATTAGCTGAACAAACTATACATTCCTTACAAAATTATTGTGCATATTTGAAAACCCATGTGTGTATCATGATGTATTTATTGTAGCATACATTTCCCATGTGCTCAAATGATCTCTTCTGTGTGATACATTTGCATGTGGAAGAGAGCACGTTGCAAACATGATTTACCATGAGGATCAACCCATACAAGTCAGTAAATTTGGGACCAGATTTTGACCAAACAATGCATTCTTGTGGCGAAGATACAGCCTGGAGAACTAAGAAATAAGCAAATGGGTGGATTATATGGGGAAATGGACAACATCAGATATTCAGCTGCAGTAACAGCTAACAGACAATGAGGGAGGCAGGCTGACACGAGATGCAGCTTAGCAACAATAGGCAATAGGTCACAGTTTGCTACCATGGTACTATGCTACAATTGCTATAGCCACATTTCTGTTCAACCAACTGTATAAAGGGCAAGTAAGGAATTATCAATCCTACAGTGGGGGACAAAAGATTTCATGTCAATAAAAACTTTGCTTTTTCATTTCAATACTGTTTGTCTTGTGCACTTAGATTGTCACAAGGAATAATGGAGTAGAGGGGTGGCTctctt
Encoded proteins:
- the LOC125146149 gene encoding erythroid membrane-associated protein-like isoform X2; translated protein: MTVEWFKLYVKDSLVHLYKDHKDRNEDQAQSYKGRTSLFKEELQKGNTSLKLSALRVSDEGTYKCLVEDKSWSDDITVNVIVEAQGSHPVIVMESYDNFRGINLVCESKGWKPEPEVLWLDREGATLPAEDTQIHRDTEGFGVKRRITVYDSSDSNRFYCRLLQKHHMMEAEVIINSKVFDAWKWIGGILGSACLIAVGLIVTAVVCHKKEMQIQRLEDEMQKEKQYTELQRQNMEHELGKKKQYAVDVTLDPDTAHPYLILSADGKQVTHGDTEQDLPDTLKRFTYYPYVLGKDFFSGRFYYEVQVRGKTKWVLGVVSENINRKGEVTMKPQTGFWTMGLRNENQYRTHANTDVLLTLRENVEVVGVFVDYEEGLVSFYDVKSSSHIYSFIAQSFTERKLYPFFSPGLNKGGKNSAPLVISATI
- the LOC125146149 gene encoding butyrophilin subfamily 2 member A2-like isoform X1 yields the protein MTNCLPGITFLCVTLLILFSTKSQSERLQVVGTKASLVALAGEDLILSCFIKPNTSAVDMTVEWFKLYVKDSLVHLYKDHKDRNEDQAQSYKGRTSLFKEELQKGNTSLKLSALRVSDEGTYKCLVEDKSWSDDITVNVIVEAQGSHPVIVMESYDNFRGINLVCESKGWKPEPEVLWLDREGATLPAEDTQIHRDTEGFGVKRRITVYDSSDSNRFYCRLLQKHHMMEAEVIINSKVFDAWKWIGGILGSACLIAVGLIVTAVVCHKKEMQIQRLEDEMQKEKQYTELQRQNMEHELGKKKQYAVDVTLDPDTAHPYLILSADGKQVTHGDTEQDLPDTLKRFTYYPYVLGKDFFSGRFYYEVQVRGKTKWVLGVVSENINRKGEVTMKPQTGFWTMGLRNENQYRTHANTDVLLTLRENVEVVGVFVDYEEGLVSFYDVKSSSHIYSFIAQSFTERKLYPFFSPGLNKGGKNSAPLVISATI